The following proteins are encoded in a genomic region of Glycine max cultivar Williams 82 chromosome 18, Glycine_max_v4.0, whole genome shotgun sequence:
- the H-1 gene encoding ferritin-1, chloroplastic precursor codes for MALAPSKVSTFSGFSPKPSVGGAQKNPTCSVSLSFLNEKLGSRNLRVCASTVPLTGVIFEPFEEVKKSELAVPTAPQVSLARQNYADECESAINEQINVEYNASYVYHSLFAYFDRDNVALKGFAKFFKESSEEEREHAEKLMKYQNTRGGRVVLHPIKNVPSEFEHVEKGDALYAMELALSLEKLVNEKLLNVHSVADRNNDPQMADFIESEFLSEQVESIKKISEYVAQLRRVGKGHGVWHFDQRLLD; via the exons ATGGCTCTTGCTCCATCCAAAGTTTCcaccttttctggtttttctccCAAACCCAGTGTTGGGGGTGCTCAGAAAAACCCAACTTGCTCTGTTTCTCTGAGCTTTTTGAATGAGAAACTTGGAAGCAGAAACCTTAGGGTTTGTGCCTCAACGGTGCCTCTCACTGGGGTGATTTTTGAACCGTTTGAGGAGGTTAAGAAGAGCGAGCTTGCTGTTCCAACTGCTCCCCAAGTCTCGTTGGCTCGTCAGAACTACGCTGATGAGTGTGAATCTGCGATTAACGAGCAGATAAA TGTGGAATACAATGCTTCCTACGTGTACCACTCCTTGTTTGCATACTTTGACAGGGACAACGTGGCTCTCAAGGGATTTGCCAA GTTCTTCAAGGAATCTAGTGAGGAAGAAAGAGAGCACGCTGAAAAGCTCATGAAATATCAG AACACTCGCGGGGGAAGAGTTGTACTTCACCCCATCAAGAATGTCCCCTCAGAATTTGAGCATGTGGAAAAGGGGGATGCATTGTATG CAATGGAATTAGCTTTGTCTTTGGAGAAGTTAGTGAATGAGAAACTTCTGAATGTGCACAGT GTGGCAGATCGCAACAATGACCCTCAAATGGCCGACTTCATTGAAAGCGAGTTTTTGTCTGAACAG GTTGAATCAATTAAGAAAATTTCAGAGTATGTGGCTCAGTTGAGAAGGGTTGGAAAGGGTCACG GTGTTTGGCACTTTGATCAAAGACTTCTTGATTAG
- the LOC100804842 gene encoding transcriptional repressor ILP1, with protein MKKLHEDRASAIFERRTTNNDDEMIEVEAAIKAAMSVLDKKGNNMEAAKSAAQEAFAAVRKQKDLPVKLDEFGRDLNIEKQMQMKVRAEARQRKRSQAFNSNKLAYMELDDPKIEGESNTDESDSESQAYQSQRDLVQRAADEIFSEASEEYGQLSFVKRRMEEWKREYSSSYKDAYMSLNLPLVFSPYVRLELLRWDPLHKGLDFQEMKWYKLLFTYGLPEDGKDFVQDDGDADLELVPNLVAKVALPILHYEISHCWDMLGQQETVNAIAATKLIVQQVSHESEALADYNFLILHPQ; from the exons ATGAAGAAACTTCATGAAGATCGTGCATCAGCCATTTTTGAAAGAAGAACCACtaacaatgatgatgaaatGATTGAGGTGGAAGCAGCTATAAAAGCTGCAATGTCAGTTTTAGACAAGAAAGGTAACAATATGGAGGCTGCCAAATCTGCTGCTCAGGAAGCATTTGCTGctgtaagaaaacaaaaagatctGCCAGTGAAGTTAGATGAATTTGGTAGAGATTTAAATATTGAGAAACAGATGCAAATGAAAGTGAGGGCTGAGGCTCGTCAACGCAAGAGGTCACAAGCATTTAATTCTAATAAGCTGGCATACATGGAACTGGATGATCCTAAAATAGAGGGTGAATCAAACACTGATGAGAGTGATAGTGAGAGTCAAGCATATCAGTCACAGCGTGATTTGGTGCAGCGGGCTGCTGATGAGATTTTCAGTGAAGCTTCTGAGGAATATGGCCAATTATCCtttgtcaaaagaagaatggaagaatggAAAAGAGAGTATTCATCAAGCTATAAAGATGCTTATATGTCATTGAATCTTCCACTGGTTTTCTCTCCATATGTAAGATTGGAACTTCTGAGGTGGGACCCACTTCACAAGGGTCTAGATTTTCAAGAGATGAAATG GTATAAATTATTGTTCACTTATGGTTTGCCTGAAGATGGAAAAGATTTTGTTCAAGATGATGGAGATGCTGACCTTGAACTTGTCCCGAACTTGGTGGCAAAGGTTGCACTTCCTATTCTGCACTACGAAATTTCCCATTGCTGGGACATGCTTGGTCAACAGGAAACAGTGAATGCTATTGCTGCTACAAAATTGATTGTGCAACAAGTATCTCATGAAAGTGAAGCTCTTGCtgattataattttcttattttacacCCACAATGA
- the LOC106797030 gene encoding uncharacterized protein: protein MTMELAIWNENDYLCNNFILNGLADDLYDYSPYKSAKLVWLALEEKYDTEEAGTKKYVVSRYLKSDGWGVDTGASRYVCYDRVMIKTYMNVENKKVLLGDSHTTTVAGTRDVELKFTSEKTLILKDVMHTPEMRKNLKNLGEASVILGIKITRSKERISLDQSHYIEKILKKYDYFDCKPASTPYDPSVKLFKNTGEDDSKATSGYIFSIVGGAVSWKSKKQTILAQSTMKSEMIALATASEETSWLRSLLAEIPLWERPIPVVLIHCDSTVAIAKIENRYYNGKKRQIRRKHNTVRELPSTGAVRVDHVRTDDNLADPLTKGLAREKVHNTSKRMGLLPLL, encoded by the exons ATGACTATGGAATTAGCTAtttggaatgaaaatgattacctaTGCAATAATTTCATTCTAAATGGGTTAGCTGATGATCTCTATGATTATAGCCCATATAAGTCTGCCAAATTAGTTTGGCTGGCTCtggaagagaagtatgataCTGAGGAAGCTGGGACTAAAAAGTATGTTGTTAGCCGCTACCTCAA ATCAGATGGATGGGGGGTAGACACTGGCGCCTCCCGCTATGTCTGCTATGATCGTGTTATGATTAAAACATACatgaatgttgaaaataagaaagtgttgTTGGGAGATTCCCACACCACTACTGTTGCTGGAACTAGAGATGTTGAACTGAAGTTTACCTCTGAAAAGACTTTGATTCTCAAAGATGTGATGCATACTCCAGAGATGAGAAAGAATCTG AAAAACCTTGGAGAAGCAAGTGTAATCCTTGGTATTAAGATTACTAGGTCAAAAGAGAGAATTTCTCTGGATCAATCTCACTACATTGAGaagatcttaaagaaatatgattaCTTTGACTGTAAACCTGCTAGTACACCATATGATCCAAGTGTAAAACTGTTTAAGAACACTGGTGAAG ATGATTCCAAAGCAACCAGCGGCTATATATTTAGCATAGTTGGTGGGGCTGTttcttggaagtcaaagaaaCAGACTATCTTAGCTCAGTCCACTATGAAATCTGAGATGATAGCACTAGCAACTGCTAGTGAGGAAACAAGTTGGCTGAGAAGTTTACTTGCAGAGATTCCTTTATGGGAAAGACCAATACCAGTTGTGTTGATCCATTGTGATAGTACTGTGGCTattgcaaaaattgagaacCGTTATTACAATGGTAAGAAACGACAGATACGTCGTAAGCACAACACTGTTAGAGAATTACCCTCAACAGGAGCTGTTAGAGTGGATCACGTACGCACTGATGATAATTTAGCAGATCCTTTGACGAAAGGATTAGCTAGAGAGAAAGTCCATAACACTTCTAAAAGAATGGGACTATTGCCCTTACTATGA